A stretch of Metabacillus sp. FJAT-52054 DNA encodes these proteins:
- a CDS encoding DUF2194 domain-containing protein: MNGRIPRFAIFTFGAVILLLAGVLFMNSDHFYSNLPLSPNEKPAEKVSYMNSIHPEKKAGNMKIYLTEPEKGDKLSEGTFFNIKKALEYAKIQYQVIAAEKAGTQKPSPYTLLILTGEDTARWDFNSIERFVNDGGRLFLANRFSDAEWNELLGIKKADGFADEVKGITFSDSFFKGYPDLDSNSNYFSNSMLKTELQPDAKTYMSAGSLPLLWTRDAGSGRVVNWNGTSLQDKSTRGLIVQSISLAFPAFVSGQMGGKVMYIDDFPAPIAEAESKKIRKEYGMAYPEFYKKIWWPDMKEISQNYDFPYTGAIIGTYLDKPRLLTGQLMEMNQKDLLAYGRQLLSINGELALHGYNHEALVTEKEPISTEFGYRYWESQSEMESSLLELRGVQEELFPDQKLKTYVPPSNLLNRSGISALRHTMPDLEVLSSLYTGDPSNGSLIQEFGYDSVYTDLYHFPRINSGYTFTKEDQFQLTDAIANMGVFSHFIHPDDVLDEDRSKNASWESLKGEYVNMQEFLAKNFGYVKGYKQIDAKKRMAAYQEGQWSISYKENGVEIHGYHVPQPSLFYLRLEQGKKLKEGSYPFGKIEERQPGLYLLHMNKPDAVIEWEEASRK, from the coding sequence GTGAATGGACGGATTCCCCGATTTGCTATTTTTACATTTGGAGCAGTCATTCTATTGCTTGCAGGAGTGCTATTTATGAATTCCGATCATTTTTATTCCAACTTGCCGCTTAGCCCAAATGAGAAGCCGGCAGAAAAAGTTTCTTATATGAATTCGATTCATCCGGAAAAGAAGGCCGGGAATATGAAAATCTATTTAACCGAGCCTGAAAAGGGAGATAAGTTAAGTGAAGGAACATTTTTTAATATAAAAAAAGCACTGGAATACGCGAAAATTCAGTATCAGGTCATTGCTGCTGAGAAAGCAGGCACCCAAAAACCATCCCCGTATACTCTGCTTATTTTAACGGGAGAGGATACAGCCCGCTGGGATTTTAATTCGATTGAACGATTTGTAAATGACGGCGGCCGGCTTTTTTTAGCAAACCGGTTTTCTGATGCTGAATGGAATGAATTGCTCGGTATAAAGAAAGCGGATGGATTTGCTGACGAAGTAAAAGGCATTACATTTTCAGATTCGTTTTTTAAAGGATATCCTGACCTGGATTCAAATTCGAACTATTTCTCTAACAGCATGCTGAAAACAGAGCTGCAGCCTGATGCAAAGACTTATATGTCCGCCGGATCGCTTCCTTTACTATGGACTCGTGACGCAGGCTCAGGCAGGGTTGTAAACTGGAACGGGACAAGCCTGCAAGATAAAAGTACACGCGGCCTGATTGTTCAATCAATTAGTCTCGCTTTCCCTGCATTTGTCTCTGGACAAATGGGAGGAAAAGTCATGTATATAGATGATTTTCCAGCCCCGATTGCTGAAGCAGAGTCAAAAAAAATCAGGAAGGAATATGGTATGGCCTATCCTGAATTTTATAAAAAAATATGGTGGCCGGACATGAAAGAAATCAGTCAAAATTATGATTTTCCATACACTGGTGCCATTATCGGGACGTACCTTGACAAGCCCCGCCTTTTAACAGGACAGCTGATGGAAATGAACCAGAAAGATTTGCTTGCCTATGGCAGGCAGCTGCTATCGATAAACGGAGAGCTTGCATTGCATGGGTATAACCATGAAGCACTAGTGACCGAAAAAGAGCCGATTTCCACTGAGTTTGGATACCGCTACTGGGAGTCTCAATCAGAGATGGAGAGTTCGCTCCTTGAACTTAGAGGTGTTCAGGAGGAGCTTTTTCCTGATCAAAAGCTAAAGACCTATGTTCCGCCATCCAATTTGCTGAATCGATCCGGAATCTCTGCTTTAAGGCACACCATGCCGGATTTGGAGGTCCTTTCAAGTCTTTATACTGGTGACCCTTCCAATGGGAGTTTAATTCAGGAATTTGGCTATGATTCTGTTTATACGGATTTATATCATTTTCCAAGAATTAATAGCGGCTATACGTTTACAAAAGAGGATCAGTTTCAGCTGACGGATGCTATAGCAAACATGGGGGTATTCTCTCATTTTATTCATCCGGACGATGTACTGGATGAAGACCGCTCCAAAAATGCAAGCTGGGAAAGTTTAAAGGGAGAGTATGTGAATATGCAGGAGTTTCTTGCAAAAAACTTTGGATACGTAAAAGGCTATAAACAAATAGATGCAAAAAAAAGAATGGCTGCCTATCAGGAAGGTCAATGGTCAATTTCCTATAAAGAAAACGGGGTGGAGATTCACGGCTATCACGTCCCTCAGCCTTCTCTGTTTTATTTAAGGCTGGAGCAGGGGAAAAAACTGAAAGAGGGAAGTTATCCATTCGGGAAAATTGAAGAGCGGCAGCCTGGACTGTACTTATTACACATGAACAAGCCGGATGCTGTCATTGAATGGGAAGAGGCGAGCAGGAAATGA
- a CDS encoding DeoR/GlpR family DNA-binding transcription regulator, with protein MLTPERHGKILAMIEEKGIVNIQELVDATHSSESTIRRDLSQLHKEKKLKRVHGGAELLHQKGTEPNIAQKADINLEEKQKIGKFAAGLVKDGDRIFLDAGTTVLQMIRYLEGKDILVVTNGLTHIEELSQYQIPAYLIGGYVKQTTRALIGARATSSLSEYRFDKCFMGVNGIHAESGYTTPDPEEAAVKTTAIRCSQTAYMLADRSKFDETAFAKIADLHEAIVITNELDEDLLEEYAEKTEIKVVSTS; from the coding sequence ATGCTTACACCAGAGCGCCACGGCAAGATTCTTGCCATGATTGAAGAAAAAGGAATCGTTAATATCCAGGAGCTCGTTGATGCTACCCATTCTTCTGAATCTACAATTCGAAGAGATTTAAGCCAGCTTCATAAAGAAAAAAAGCTAAAACGGGTTCACGGCGGAGCAGAACTTCTTCATCAAAAGGGAACAGAGCCGAATATCGCGCAAAAGGCAGATATTAACCTTGAGGAAAAGCAAAAAATAGGGAAGTTTGCAGCAGGCCTTGTGAAGGACGGAGACCGGATTTTCCTGGATGCCGGAACTACTGTGCTGCAAATGATTCGCTATCTTGAAGGCAAGGACATATTAGTTGTAACAAATGGCCTTACCCATATTGAAGAGCTTTCCCAATATCAGATTCCTGCCTATTTAATAGGCGGTTATGTAAAGCAGACAACAAGAGCATTGATCGGTGCACGGGCTACCTCAAGCTTGAGTGAATACCGTTTTGATAAATGTTTTATGGGTGTCAATGGCATTCATGCTGAATCAGGCTATACAACACCTGACCCTGAGGAGGCAGCAGTAAAGACAACTGCCATCCGCTGCTCACAAACGGCTTATATGCTTGCAGACCGCAGCAAATTTGATGAAACCGCGTTTGCAAAAATTGCGGACCTGCACGAGGCCATCGTGATTACGAATGAACTTGATGAGGATTTGCTTGAAGAATATGCTGAAAAAACAGAGATAAAGGTTGTGAGCACATCATGA
- a CDS encoding type 1 glutamine amidotransferase family protein, producing MQTRKAFLYVFNTMSDWEYGYLIAELNSGRYFKKDLAPLKVITVGANKEMISTMGGVSIKPDIPLDECTLERKDLLILPGGTTWSEEIHQPILERIGQALKIGTIVAAICGATEGLANMGYLDTRKHTSNNLEYTKMVCPNYKGEKFYELGSAVSDGNLVTASGIAPLEFAMEVLKNIDVFTSDALHSWYNLNKTQKPEYFFQLMNSINK from the coding sequence ATGCAAACAAGAAAGGCTTTTCTATATGTATTTAATACAATGTCGGACTGGGAATATGGATATTTAATTGCTGAACTAAACTCAGGAAGATATTTCAAAAAAGATTTAGCACCTTTAAAAGTAATTACAGTAGGAGCTAATAAAGAAATGATTTCTACAATGGGAGGAGTGAGCATAAAACCGGATATTCCCCTTGATGAATGTACTCTTGAGAGGAAAGATCTTTTAATCTTACCAGGAGGGACTACTTGGAGTGAAGAAATTCATCAGCCTATTTTAGAAAGAATTGGCCAAGCTTTAAAGATTGGCACGATTGTGGCTGCAATTTGCGGTGCAACAGAGGGCCTCGCGAATATGGGATACTTAGATACTAGAAAGCATACAAGCAATAACTTGGAATATACTAAAATGGTATGTCCTAACTATAAAGGAGAAAAGTTCTATGAGTTGGGATCTGCGGTATCTGATGGGAATTTAGTTACTGCATCGGGAATAGCTCCTCTGGAATTTGCCATGGAGGTACTGAAAAATATAGATGTATTTACATCAGATGCATTACATTCATGGTATAACCTAAATAAGACTCAAAAACCTGAATACTTCTTCCAGTTAATGAATTCAATAAATAAATGA
- the pelF gene encoding GT4 family glycosyltransferase PelF has protein sequence MRVGMIAEGSYPYVSGGVSSWIHTLITGMEDIEFSLFTITPEKKKNSELKYSLTKNTVHHQNVELITDFPDKKVKSNLTEAELSLLFKWFTFQTLDPKALLILGNQEKMGSVEEFFESESFYTLVQECYEYEELYGSFLDYMWMWKSMYTPVMHLLQQDYSKVDVIHSASTGYGGLIGSYISIVQNIPFIITEHGIYSREREEEILQSSWIPVIYKKRWIRFFHHLSRIAYEQAEDVITLFEKNRGYQLELGAPAEKTAIVPNGIDINTSLTLQGKKPVFHIGAIVRIVPIKDIKTMIYAANTLRRWGYSFHWSILGSDEELPEYAQECKDLVVSLELEQWVTFTGKVNVQDYLLSFDVCVLTSLSEGQPLAILEGMAASRPWVATDVGSCRELIEGREEDPYGACGFVIPPIQPEELADRLRWFMNHPELLERMGKNGLNRVKNDYLLSDVITFYRNLYVKRGENVGRHRIPAAKII, from the coding sequence ATGAGAGTAGGAATGATCGCTGAAGGGAGTTATCCTTACGTAAGCGGCGGAGTATCAAGCTGGATCCATACCTTGATTACCGGAATGGAAGATATCGAATTCTCTCTTTTTACGATTACTCCAGAAAAGAAAAAGAATAGTGAACTGAAATATTCACTTACGAAGAATACCGTTCATCATCAAAATGTGGAATTAATAACGGATTTTCCGGATAAGAAGGTAAAATCCAATCTTACAGAAGCAGAACTGTCGCTTCTGTTCAAATGGTTTACCTTCCAAACGCTGGATCCTAAGGCACTGCTTATACTTGGGAATCAGGAAAAAATGGGGTCGGTGGAAGAATTTTTTGAAAGCGAGTCTTTTTACACTCTTGTACAAGAATGCTATGAATATGAGGAGCTGTATGGGTCATTCCTTGATTATATGTGGATGTGGAAATCCATGTATACACCGGTCATGCATCTCCTCCAGCAGGATTACAGCAAAGTCGATGTCATTCATTCAGCTTCAACCGGATATGGAGGGTTAATCGGGTCCTATATATCCATTGTACAAAACATTCCTTTTATCATTACGGAGCATGGAATCTATTCGAGGGAGAGGGAAGAGGAAATCCTTCAATCATCATGGATTCCAGTCATATACAAAAAAAGGTGGATTCGTTTTTTTCATCATCTTTCCAGGATTGCCTATGAACAGGCAGAGGACGTTATCACGCTGTTTGAAAAAAACCGCGGCTATCAGCTGGAGCTCGGGGCTCCGGCTGAGAAAACGGCGATTGTTCCAAATGGAATAGACATCAATACCTCGTTAACTCTTCAAGGAAAGAAGCCGGTTTTTCATATTGGAGCTATCGTTAGAATTGTACCGATCAAGGATATAAAAACGATGATCTATGCGGCCAATACGTTAAGAAGATGGGGATATTCGTTTCATTGGTCTATTTTAGGGTCCGATGAAGAATTACCCGAGTATGCACAGGAATGCAAGGATTTAGTTGTCAGTCTTGAGCTTGAGCAATGGGTTACGTTTACCGGTAAGGTGAATGTTCAGGATTACCTGCTGTCCTTCGATGTATGTGTTTTGACCAGTTTGTCAGAGGGGCAGCCGCTGGCTATTCTAGAGGGAATGGCGGCATCAAGGCCATGGGTGGCAACGGATGTAGGAAGCTGCAGAGAACTCATCGAAGGAAGAGAAGAAGATCCTTACGGCGCTTGCGGCTTTGTCATCCCCCCGATTCAGCCCGAGGAGCTCGCGGATCGATTGAGGTGGTTTATGAATCACCCGGAACTTCTTGAACGAATGGGGAAAAATGGACTTAATCGTGTGAAGAATGACTATCTTCTTTCGGATGTGATTACATTTTACAGAAATTTATATGTAAAGAGAGGTGAAAATGTTGGCCGGCATCGGATTCCAGCTGCAAAAATTATTTAA
- a CDS encoding putative glycoside hydrolase — protein sequence MNNVIRFFVLAFFAVSSIISLSPAASALTTSSPAASVQNVSAANGVFDNVKTYKIFYDAPTPAIINKMKAYDLVIIEPLLYTKTQIETIKANGTKVFGYINSMEADNWNTAFLQKLQPADYYQQSSQKYYIQQWDSYLMNMASPHFRQLLLSEIEAQVHSKNMDGVFFDTVGNIDDYFSENPDELAKQRAGLGELLKSVKNAYPALGIIQNWGMETLKTTSKNYVDAIMWENFNHNVVSKDAWSKNQMSDLKAIQKETGLKVLTVSFEQHSKSDWYSVQQGFIHYKATKDFNRW from the coding sequence ATGAATAACGTAATCAGATTTTTTGTATTGGCTTTTTTTGCTGTATCTAGTATTATTTCTTTATCTCCCGCTGCTTCTGCTTTAACGACTTCTTCTCCCGCTGCTTCTGTCCAAAATGTTTCTGCTGCAAATGGAGTGTTTGATAACGTGAAAACCTACAAAATTTTCTACGATGCTCCCACCCCGGCTATCATCAATAAAATGAAGGCTTATGACCTTGTCATAATAGAGCCCCTTCTTTACACCAAAACCCAAATCGAAACGATTAAGGCAAATGGTACGAAAGTATTCGGCTACATCAACTCGATGGAAGCTGATAATTGGAATACCGCATTTTTGCAAAAACTTCAGCCTGCCGATTACTATCAGCAATCCAGTCAGAAATACTATATTCAGCAATGGGATTCCTACCTGATGAATATGGCTTCCCCGCACTTCAGACAATTGCTGCTTTCAGAGATTGAAGCCCAGGTTCACAGTAAAAATATGGACGGCGTCTTTTTTGACACCGTTGGAAATATAGATGATTATTTCAGCGAAAATCCTGACGAGCTTGCTAAACAGCGCGCAGGTCTTGGGGAGTTGCTGAAAAGTGTAAAAAACGCCTACCCAGCACTTGGAATTATCCAGAATTGGGGAATGGAGACTCTTAAAACTACGAGTAAAAATTATGTAGATGCGATTATGTGGGAGAATTTCAACCACAATGTTGTCTCTAAAGATGCTTGGTCTAAAAATCAGATGAGCGATTTAAAAGCCATTCAGAAGGAAACTGGACTTAAAGTTCTTACTGTTTCTTTTGAACAGCACTCTAAGAGTGATTGGTATTCCGTGCAGCAAGGATTTATTCATTATAAAGCAACAAAAGACTTTAATAGATGGTAA
- a CDS encoding YafY family protein — translation MPKIDNMLAILWMLRSGEKITAKQISEKLEMNIRTVYRYIDTISTSGVPIISEPGHNGGYTLLNNFIEAPLFFDFEEQTSLFHAAVFAEEAGYYGGEALNRAISKLSKYSNQEQETKINQHLTSLEVISQLSSLSMEPFLKELEQAVADGYSVKILYHKSGEKQLNDRLVDPYRIIYWNNKWYVIAFCHLRNDIRSFRVDRIEGLMLTENKFNRPENFSARDFFIKSLLPAIDDKEGIISLVINGDKSVLADICQHWFLGHYLQERTSNQAVFLLEKDVIHTYVPYLLLPYNKSIKVIEPISLKKRLIEVLSELINFHKV, via the coding sequence ATGCCTAAAATTGACAATATGTTAGCGATTCTATGGATGCTTCGTTCAGGTGAAAAAATTACTGCAAAGCAAATTTCAGAAAAGTTAGAGATGAATATAAGGACTGTGTATCGTTATATTGATACAATTTCAACAAGTGGTGTACCTATAATTTCAGAACCAGGACATAACGGTGGATACACTTTATTGAACAATTTTATTGAGGCGCCTCTTTTTTTTGATTTTGAGGAGCAAACTTCACTATTTCACGCTGCTGTTTTTGCAGAAGAAGCCGGATATTATGGAGGTGAAGCACTAAATAGGGCTATTTCAAAACTAAGTAAATACTCAAATCAAGAGCAGGAAACAAAGATAAACCAACATTTAACTAGTCTTGAAGTAATAAGTCAATTAAGTTCACTCTCTATGGAACCTTTTTTGAAGGAGTTGGAGCAGGCCGTAGCTGACGGGTACTCTGTAAAAATTCTTTACCATAAAAGTGGCGAAAAGCAATTAAATGATAGATTGGTCGATCCGTATAGAATTATCTATTGGAATAATAAGTGGTATGTGATTGCATTTTGTCATCTTAGAAATGATATCCGTAGTTTTAGAGTAGATCGAATTGAGGGTCTAATGCTCACCGAAAATAAGTTTAACCGGCCAGAAAATTTTTCAGCACGTGACTTTTTTATAAAAAGCCTTCTCCCAGCTATAGACGATAAGGAAGGGATTATTTCTTTAGTTATTAATGGGGATAAAAGTGTGTTGGCTGATATTTGCCAACATTGGTTTTTAGGACATTATTTACAAGAACGGACTTCAAATCAAGCAGTTTTTCTTCTTGAAAAAGATGTGATCCATACGTATGTACCTTATTTACTTTTACCATACAATAAATCTATTAAAGTTATTGAGCCGATAAGTCTTAAGAAAAGACTTATTGAAGTTCTGTCGGAATTAATAAATTTTCATAAAGTATGA
- the pfkB gene encoding 1-phosphofructokinase, with translation MIYTCTLNPSIDYFIQLEEFQLGSLNRSKETQLFPGGKGINVSRVAKRLGTESTALGFAGGFTGDFLKNFLQSESIAADFVEVLDNTRINVKLKTGMETEINASGPIITGEQQEQLISKINQLEKGDLLVLAGSIPSSMPLTFYSKLSEICKNAGAETVIDTTSPALEETLQFEPLLIKPNHHELGELFHTKVSTVNEAAYFGKRLISLGVRNVIVSMAGEGAVFINQDQVLKAAVPKGILKNSVGAGDSVVAGFLASYTKFGDYEEAFRAGTAAGSATAFSHDLCTKEEAEKLLEQVKIEKIG, from the coding sequence ATGATTTATACATGTACATTGAATCCTTCTATTGATTACTTCATTCAGCTGGAAGAATTTCAACTAGGAAGTCTGAATCGTTCAAAGGAAACGCAGCTTTTCCCGGGCGGAAAAGGCATTAACGTTTCAAGAGTAGCGAAACGGCTGGGAACGGAAAGTACGGCCCTTGGTTTTGCGGGAGGATTCACAGGTGATTTCTTAAAAAACTTCCTTCAATCAGAATCAATAGCAGCAGATTTTGTTGAGGTCCTTGATAATACAAGAATCAACGTCAAGCTAAAAACCGGAATGGAAACAGAAATTAATGCTTCAGGTCCTATTATTACAGGCGAGCAGCAGGAGCAGCTGATTTCAAAAATAAACCAGCTGGAAAAAGGAGATTTATTAGTTCTTGCCGGAAGCATTCCTTCCTCAATGCCTCTGACATTTTACAGCAAGCTTTCTGAAATCTGCAAAAATGCAGGCGCAGAGACAGTAATTGATACGACTAGTCCGGCACTGGAGGAAACATTGCAATTCGAACCGCTTTTAATTAAGCCGAACCATCACGAGCTGGGAGAGCTGTTTCACACAAAAGTGTCCACGGTAAATGAAGCCGCTTACTTTGGGAAAAGGCTTATCAGCTTAGGTGTCCGGAACGTCATTGTATCAATGGCTGGTGAAGGAGCAGTATTTATTAATCAAGATCAGGTTCTTAAAGCTGCTGTTCCAAAGGGAATCCTAAAGAATTCTGTAGGTGCAGGAGATTCGGTTGTAGCAGGGTTCCTGGCGTCTTATACAAAATTTGGTGATTATGAGGAAGCGTTTCGGGCTGGAACAGCCGCAGGAAGCGCGACAGCTTTTTCGCATGATCTTTGTACAAAGGAAGAAGCAGAAAAACTGCTCGAACAAGTAAAAATAGAGAAAATTGGATGA
- a CDS encoding fructose-specific PTS transporter subunit EIIC: protein MRITDLLTKDTILLDLSAASKQAVIEELVNKLDHAGKLNDRELYKEAILAREAQSTTGIGEGIAIPHAKTSAVKSPAIAFGRSKTGIDYEALDGQPSHLFFMIAAGEGANNTHLETLSSLSSFLMDPEFRKKLEKARTENEVLEAINSKEDAMSEEEEESVSDSAEQLVLSVTACPTGIAHTYMAADALKAKAKEMGVMIKVETNGSSGVKNLLTQDEIERASAIIVAADKQVEMERFDGKHVIEVPVAQAIRKPQELIERALKQDASTYKRSQGSSRKNDEGQKEKGQRTGFYKHLMNGVSNMLPFVVGGGILIAISFMFGINSANPEDPSYNQIAEILNTIGGGNAFKLMIPILAAFIAMSIADRPGFAPGAVGGLLASSGDAGFLGGLIAGFLAGYIVLFLKKAFSRLPNALEGIKPVLLYPLFGILFTGVIMIVVVIPPAKALMNLLDGWLIGMGTGNLILLGLILGGMMAVDMGGPLNKAAYTFGLAMIDAGNFAPHAAIMAGGMVPPLGMALATTFFKSKFTKQEREAGKTAYIMGATFITEGAIPFAAADPGRVIPASVIGAATAGALSMLFNIKLPAPHGGAFVIPVVDGNPFLYIVAILIGAAVTALIIGFWKKPIK from the coding sequence ATGAGAATTACAGATTTGCTGACTAAAGATACCATCCTGCTGGATTTATCTGCGGCTTCAAAACAAGCAGTGATTGAAGAACTTGTAAATAAGCTGGATCATGCCGGAAAACTGAATGATCGTGAATTATATAAAGAGGCGATTCTTGCCCGTGAAGCACAAAGCACAACAGGAATTGGAGAGGGCATTGCTATCCCTCATGCCAAAACGAGTGCTGTGAAAAGTCCTGCTATTGCATTCGGCCGTTCGAAAACCGGCATCGATTACGAGGCTTTAGATGGGCAGCCAAGTCATTTGTTCTTTATGATTGCAGCTGGAGAGGGTGCAAATAATACCCATTTAGAAACACTCTCTTCTTTGTCCAGCTTCCTCATGGACCCTGAATTCAGAAAGAAATTGGAGAAAGCAAGAACAGAAAATGAAGTGCTGGAAGCCATCAATTCAAAAGAGGATGCGATGTCTGAAGAGGAGGAGGAATCTGTATCGGATTCAGCTGAACAGCTGGTTCTCTCTGTGACAGCCTGTCCAACCGGGATTGCTCATACGTACATGGCGGCTGACGCTCTGAAAGCTAAAGCAAAAGAAATGGGTGTAATGATCAAAGTAGAAACGAATGGTTCAAGCGGAGTGAAGAATCTGTTAACGCAGGATGAAATTGAAAGGGCTTCCGCGATCATCGTAGCAGCTGACAAGCAGGTGGAGATGGAGCGGTTTGACGGCAAGCATGTGATAGAAGTGCCGGTTGCCCAGGCAATCAGAAAGCCGCAGGAGCTAATCGAACGTGCCCTGAAACAGGATGCTTCTACTTATAAAAGGAGCCAGGGCAGCTCGCGAAAGAACGATGAGGGCCAAAAAGAAAAAGGACAGAGAACGGGATTTTATAAGCATTTAATGAATGGTGTATCCAATATGCTCCCATTTGTAGTAGGGGGCGGTATACTGATTGCAATTTCCTTCATGTTCGGAATTAACTCCGCAAATCCTGAAGACCCAAGCTATAATCAAATCGCAGAAATTTTGAATACCATCGGCGGAGGAAATGCATTTAAATTAATGATTCCGATCCTTGCAGCATTCATCGCCATGAGTATTGCCGACAGACCCGGTTTTGCACCAGGAGCAGTTGGAGGCCTGCTTGCTTCTAGTGGAGACGCAGGCTTCCTTGGGGGACTGATTGCCGGTTTCCTTGCCGGATATATCGTTTTATTTCTGAAAAAGGCATTCAGCCGGTTACCGAATGCACTCGAAGGAATTAAACCAGTTTTGCTTTATCCGCTGTTCGGGATTCTATTTACAGGAGTCATCATGATCGTAGTGGTAATTCCACCGGCAAAAGCGTTAATGAATCTTCTTGACGGCTGGTTAATAGGGATGGGTACAGGAAACCTAATCCTTCTTGGATTAATTCTTGGAGGCATGATGGCGGTAGATATGGGCGGACCGTTGAACAAAGCGGCTTACACATTCGGTCTTGCGATGATTGACGCTGGAAACTTTGCTCCTCATGCAGCTATTATGGCTGGAGGAATGGTACCTCCACTTGGTATGGCTCTTGCAACAACGTTTTTTAAAAGTAAATTTACGAAGCAGGAAAGGGAAGCAGGGAAAACGGCATACATTATGGGAGCTACCTTTATTACAGAAGGAGCGATTCCGTTTGCTGCTGCAGATCCAGGAAGGGTCATTCCAGCATCAGTGATTGGCGCAGCGACAGCCGGAGCACTATCGATGCTGTTTAACATCAAGCTTCCTGCACCTCATGGAGGAGCGTTTGTTATTCCAGTTGTAGATGGCAATCCGTTCTTGTATATTGTCGCCATCCTTATCGGAGCAGCAGTAACAGCTCTTATCATTGGATTCTGGAAAAAGCCTATAAAATAA